A section of the Ictalurus punctatus breed USDA103 chromosome 8, Coco_2.0, whole genome shotgun sequence genome encodes:
- the fgf13a gene encoding fibroblast growth factor 13a isoform X4, protein MTFPLRKSTSEPQLKGIVTKLYSRQGFHLQLQADGTIDGTKEEDSSFTMFNLIPVGLRVVAIQGVQTKLYLAMNSEGYLYTSEHFTPECKFKESVFENYYVTYSSMIYRQQQSGRGWYLGLNKEGEIMKGNHVKKNKPAAHFLPKPLKVTMYREPSLHDLTEFSRSGSGTPTKSRSASAVLNGGKAVSQNEST, encoded by the exons AGCCCCAGCTGAAGGGGATTGTGACGAAGCTGTACAGTCGGCAGGGCTTCCATTTGCAACTCCAGGCAGATGGAACCATTGATGGAACTAAAGAGGAGGACAGCAGTTTCA CTATGTTCAACCTCATCCCAGTGGGTCTGCGAGTAGTagccatccagggtgtccagACCAAACTGTACCTGGCCATGAACAGTGAAGGCTACCTGTACACATCA GAACATTTCACACCTGAGTGCAAATTTAAAGAATCAGTGTTCGAGAACTACTATGTGACATATTCCTCCATGATATACAGACAGCAGCAGTCAGGCAGGGGCTGGTACCTGGGCCTGAACAAAGAAGGCGAAATCATGAAGGGCAACCATGTAAAGAAGAACAAGCCTGCCGCACATTTCCTGCCCAAACCTTTGAAAG TGACCATGTATCGGGAGCCCTCTCTGCATGACCTGACAGAGTTCTCGCGCTCTGGCAGTGGTACGCCCACTAAGAGCCGGAGTGCATCAGCTGTCCTTAATGGAGGCAAGGCTGTGAGTCAGAACGAGTCCACGTAG
- the fgf13a gene encoding fibroblast growth factor 13a isoform X3 yields the protein MSAKVAKPKEEKDASKEPQLKGIVTKLYSRQGFHLQLQADGTIDGTKEEDSSFTMFNLIPVGLRVVAIQGVQTKLYLAMNSEGYLYTSEHFTPECKFKESVFENYYVTYSSMIYRQQQSGRGWYLGLNKEGEIMKGNHVKKNKPAAHFLPKPLKVTMYREPSLHDLTEFSRSGSGTPTKSRSASAVLNGGKAVSQNEST from the exons AGCCCCAGCTGAAGGGGATTGTGACGAAGCTGTACAGTCGGCAGGGCTTCCATTTGCAACTCCAGGCAGATGGAACCATTGATGGAACTAAAGAGGAGGACAGCAGTTTCA CTATGTTCAACCTCATCCCAGTGGGTCTGCGAGTAGTagccatccagggtgtccagACCAAACTGTACCTGGCCATGAACAGTGAAGGCTACCTGTACACATCA GAACATTTCACACCTGAGTGCAAATTTAAAGAATCAGTGTTCGAGAACTACTATGTGACATATTCCTCCATGATATACAGACAGCAGCAGTCAGGCAGGGGCTGGTACCTGGGCCTGAACAAAGAAGGCGAAATCATGAAGGGCAACCATGTAAAGAAGAACAAGCCTGCCGCACATTTCCTGCCCAAACCTTTGAAAG TGACCATGTATCGGGAGCCCTCTCTGCATGACCTGACAGAGTTCTCGCGCTCTGGCAGTGGTACGCCCACTAAGAGCCGGAGTGCATCAGCTGTCCTTAATGGAGGCAAGGCTGTGAGTCAGAACGAGTCCACGTAG
- the fgf13a gene encoding fibroblast growth factor 13a isoform X2, translated as MAAVIASSLIRQKRQAREREKSNACRCASSPNKAKSACEKPSRLSVFSRVKLFGSKKRRRRRPEPQLKGIVTKLYSRQGFHLQLQADGTIDGTKEEDSSFTMFNLIPVGLRVVAIQGVQTKLYLAMNSEGYLYTSEHFTPECKFKESVFENYYVTYSSMIYRQQQSGRGWYLGLNKEGEIMKGNHVKKNKPAAHFLPKPLKVTMYREPSLHDLTEFSRSGSGTPTKSRSASAVLNGGKAVSQNEST; from the exons ATGGCGGCGGTGATCGCCAGCTCCCTGATTCGGCAGAAAAGGCAGGCTAGGGAGCGCGAGAAGTCCAACGCCTGCCGCTGCGCCAGCAGCCCGAACAAAGCCAAAAGTGCATGCGAGAAACCAAGTCGCCTCAGCGTCTTCTCCCGGGTCAAGCTCTTCGGTTCTAAGAAGCGCCGGAGGAGACGACCAG AGCCCCAGCTGAAGGGGATTGTGACGAAGCTGTACAGTCGGCAGGGCTTCCATTTGCAACTCCAGGCAGATGGAACCATTGATGGAACTAAAGAGGAGGACAGCAGTTTCA CTATGTTCAACCTCATCCCAGTGGGTCTGCGAGTAGTagccatccagggtgtccagACCAAACTGTACCTGGCCATGAACAGTGAAGGCTACCTGTACACATCA GAACATTTCACACCTGAGTGCAAATTTAAAGAATCAGTGTTCGAGAACTACTATGTGACATATTCCTCCATGATATACAGACAGCAGCAGTCAGGCAGGGGCTGGTACCTGGGCCTGAACAAAGAAGGCGAAATCATGAAGGGCAACCATGTAAAGAAGAACAAGCCTGCCGCACATTTCCTGCCCAAACCTTTGAAAG TGACCATGTATCGGGAGCCCTCTCTGCATGACCTGACAGAGTTCTCGCGCTCTGGCAGTGGTACGCCCACTAAGAGCCGGAGTGCATCAGCTGTCCTTAATGGAGGCAAGGCTGTGAGTCAGAACGAGTCCACGTAG